One region of Oncorhynchus mykiss isolate Arlee chromosome 8, USDA_OmykA_1.1, whole genome shotgun sequence genomic DNA includes:
- the plvapa gene encoding plasmalemma vesicle associated protein a: MYNSSYSQAKFGLEARRKIQKPRGKSCGYYMRVVFFFSSLIQSLIIVSLILFLVYGRSPDAAAESRVRDLEKSFNRLSVDNMNLRQQKKNLTLLLNATQTDKMRNNKEMINLRQMANKSVIFITHLRDQANQCENDKRSCQLNMCRCPRTMTPMITLNGNNNNIHENQVQRLEQLLKLVSSNFSQTVQFMRIEIENTAKDRDTLTLDAISLRRDKTSLLKQLESYRKKCKEDFVQSLDGISNVSKAFLLKIDTLLPKVSPFLLTCEKQRDHLDQIRNNCSSLSREVETKFQHYLDNVGSQVSEIQGRSARLQVEKDQLAEDHNWCSHNRSAMALEHQEKLQKTQEKYDREMEKLLTGRMRLQGDKDLGETAMKVKEGEIKILNDKIRSLNASLANCGSRTGMGSPGATGNTGMGWVGPSATGQGNRGSTAGTGSMAGIGGWGTSASASATGNGNTFFGNTGMGGPGSSATGVGTRGSGGTGLSGAGSTSGVAKKIGPGLGTPNSYSLANINQYLRELQQYSKPNSGSEVSG, from the exons ATGTACAACAGTAGCTACTCCCAGGCCAAGTTTGGCTTGGAGGCCAGGAGGAAGATCCAGAAGCCCAGGGGGAAGAGCTGTGGCTACTACATgagggttgtcttcttcttctcctctctgatCCAGTCGCTCATCATCGTCAGTCTCATTCTCTTCCTGGTCTACGGGAGGTCCCCGGACGCGGCAGCTGAGAGCCGGGTCCGAGACCTGGAGAAGAGCTTCAACCGCCTCTCCGTTGACAACATGAACCTCCGGCAGCAGAAAAAGAATCTGACGCTTCTCCTGAATGCCACTCAGACCGACAAGATGCGCAACAACAAGGAAATGATAAATCTGCGTCAAATGGCAAACAAATCTGTCATATTCATCACCCATCTCAGAGACCAAGCG AATCAATGTGAAAACGATAAGAGAAGCTGTCAACTTAACATGTGCCGATGCCCCAGAACCATGACACCAATGATAACACTAAATG gcaacaacaacaatatacaTGAAAACCAGGTCCAGCGGCTAGAGCAATTGTTAAAGCTAGTGAGCTCCAACTTCAGTCAGACGGTGCAGTTCATGAGGATTGAGATAGAGAACACAGCCAAGGACCGGGACACCCTCACTTTGGATGCCATCTCCCTCCGGAGGGACAAGACCTCCCTGCTGAAACAGCTGGAGAGCTACAGGAAGAAGTGCAAGGAGGACTTTGTCCAATCCCTCGACGGCATCTCCAACGTCTCCAAAGCCTTCCTGTTGAAGATCGACACCCTCCTGCCCAAAGTCAGCCCCTTCCTGCTCACCTGTGAGAAGCAGCGCGACCACCTGGACCAGATCCGCAACAACTGCTCCAGTCTGTCCCGCGAGGTGGAGACCAAGTTCCAGCACTACCTGGACAACGTAGGCTCCCAGGTGTCGGAGATCCAGGGCCGTAGCGCCAGGCTGCAGGTGGAGAAAGACCAGCTAGCCGAGGACCACAACTGGTGCAGCCATAACCGCAGCGCCATGGCCCTGGAGCACCAAGAAAAGTTGCAGAAGACCCAGGAGAAATACGACCGAGAGATGGAGAAGCTGCTGACGGGCCGCATGAGGCTGCAGGGGGACAAGGACCTGGGGGAGACAGCGATGAAGGTGAAGGAGGGCGAGATCAAAATCCTCAACGACAAGATCCGGAGCCTCAACGCCTCCCTGGCCAACTGTGGCTCCAGG ACCGGAATGGGTAGCCCGGGTGCAACTGGTAACACAGGGATGGGCTGGGTAGGGCCGAGTGCAACGGGGCAAGGTAACCGGGGGTCAACTGCTGGAACAGGATCGATGGCAGGAATAGGTGGGTGGGGCACATCTGCATCTGCATCTGCAACAGGAAACGGCAATACATTTTTTGGCAACACAGGAATGGGCGGGCCAGGGTCAAGTGCAACAGGAGTGGGTACTAGGGGATCAGGAGGGACAGGACTGAGTGGTGCCGGGTCAACATCAGGTGTTGCAAAGAAAATTGGACCAGGCTTGGGTACCCCCAACAGTTACAGTTTAG CAAATATCAATCAATACTTACGCGAGCTGCAGCAGTATTCCAAGCCCAACTCCGGCTCAGA AGTATCTGGGTAA